One Brachyspira pilosicoli P43/6/78 genomic window carries:
- a CDS encoding UDP-glucuronic acid decarboxylase family protein → MKRIIVTGGAGFLGSHLCERLLKEGNYVISVDNFYTASKENIKHLLDNKNFESVRHDITEPIHIECDEIYNFACPASPIHYQKNPVATFKTNVLGIINMLDLARDCNARILQASTSEVYGDPLEHPQKETYWGHVNPDGVRSCYDEGKRSAETLMMDYHRQYNTDIKIIRIFNTYGPRMNENDGRVVSNFIIQALQNIDITVYGDGSQTRSFCYCDDLIDGAVRMMNSENFIGPVNLGNPHEMTVLEFAKKIIEMTNSKSKIIFKELPKDDPVKRQPDISLAKEKLNWQPNYKLEEGLKKTIEYFDNYLRNK, encoded by the coding sequence ATGAAAAGAATAATTGTAACGGGCGGAGCTGGTTTTTTAGGTTCTCATCTATGCGAAAGATTATTAAAAGAAGGAAATTATGTAATATCTGTTGATAATTTTTATACAGCATCTAAAGAAAACATTAAACATTTATTAGACAACAAAAACTTTGAAAGTGTGAGACATGATATAACAGAACCAATACATATAGAATGCGATGAAATATACAATTTTGCTTGCCCTGCTTCTCCAATACATTATCAAAAAAACCCTGTTGCAACTTTTAAAACTAATGTACTTGGTATAATAAATATGCTTGATTTAGCTAGAGATTGTAATGCTAGAATACTTCAAGCTTCTACAAGCGAAGTTTATGGAGACCCATTAGAACATCCTCAAAAAGAAACTTACTGGGGACATGTAAATCCAGACGGAGTGAGAAGCTGCTATGATGAAGGTAAAAGAAGTGCTGAAACTTTAATGATGGATTATCATAGACAATATAATACTGATATAAAAATCATAAGAATATTTAATACATACGGACCTAGAATGAATGAAAATGACGGAAGAGTTGTTTCAAACTTTATTATACAGGCTCTGCAAAATATTGATATAACTGTTTATGGAGACGGAAGTCAGACTAGAAGTTTTTGTTACTGCGATGATTTAATTGACGGTGCTGTAAGAATGATGAATAGTGAAAACTTTATTGGTCCTGTTAATCTAGGAAATCCTCATGAAATGACTGTTTTAGAATTCGCTAAAAAAATAATAGAAATGACTAATTCAAAATCAAAAATAATTTTTAAAGAACTTCCTAAAGATGACCCTGTAAAAAGACAGCCTGATATTAGTTTGGCTAAAGAAAAACTAAATTGGCAGCCGAATTATAAGTTGGAAGAAGGTTTGAAGAAAACAATAGAATATTTTGATAACTATTTAAGAAATAAATAA
- a CDS encoding SDR family oxidoreductase encodes MKNKVCVITGAANGIGKEIALHFAKNNCDIAFIDKDKENGLKLIEEIKNIKKECLFINDNIDNEKSVNNFTNEIIKKFGNVDYLINNACYSNNGLLSNCSYDDFLEIFKVSVASAYQITKNLMNNFNKNACIINIASTRAFMSQKDSESYSASKGAIISLTHSMAISLSHKVRVNSISPGWINTSNDSNFSKEDILQHPSAKIGDVSDIATTAWFICNNNFINAQNITVDGGMTKLMIYHNDENWTLSI; translated from the coding sequence ATGAAAAATAAAGTTTGCGTTATAACAGGTGCTGCTAACGGAATAGGAAAAGAAATAGCATTGCATTTTGCTAAAAATAATTGCGATATAGCTTTTATTGATAAAGACAAAGAAAATGGTTTAAAACTAATAGAAGAAATAAAAAATATTAAAAAAGAATGTCTATTTATTAATGATAATATAGACAATGAAAAATCTGTTAATAATTTTACAAATGAAATAATAAAAAAATTTGGCAATGTTGACTATTTAATTAATAATGCCTGCTATTCAAATAATGGATTATTAAGTAATTGCAGTTATGATGACTTTTTAGAGATTTTTAAAGTATCAGTTGCATCCGCTTATCAAATAACAAAAAACTTAATGAATAATTTTAATAAAAATGCATGCATAATAAATATAGCTTCCACAAGGGCTTTTATGTCTCAAAAAGACAGTGAAAGCTACAGTGCCTCAAAAGGTGCTATTATATCTCTTACACATTCTATGGCTATAAGCTTATCTCATAAAGTACGTGTAAACTCAATCAGCCCAGGTTGGATAAATACTTCTAATGATTCTAACTTTAGCAAAGAGGATATACTTCAGCATCCATCTGCTAAAATAGGCGATGTGTCAGATATAGCTACTACAGCTTGGTTTATTTGCAATAACAACTTTATAAATGCTCAAAATATTACAGTAGATGGCGGAATGACAAAGCTAATGATATATCATAATGATGAAAATTGGACTCTAAGTATTTAA